TTAGGGTATAAATCGTAGTGAATTTGTGACCCATCCGCAGTAACTAGTAGTTTTTCAACCATACACAGCCCCTTTCATTTGCACAAAAAGGACCCGGTTACGACGCCAAGTCCTTTTGCTTACTTACTAGATTTCTTACCATCCCAACGAGTGTAACCACCCTTTAAGATATAAATTTCTTTATAGCCCTTTGTCCGTAAACGGTTGGCTGCCCGCGTTGAAAAACGGGTTGTTGTATCATACAATAAGACAGGCTTATCCGTACGCAATGCATTATAACTTTGCCAAAAAACTGAGTATGGCAAGTTACGGGCACCCATAATGTGACCAGCTTTGTAGTCGTCTTTTTCACGTAAATCAACTAATTGACCGCCCCGAATCATTTCAGCGTATTCTTCTTGTTTTACAAACTTCGCTGAACGACGTCCTTGAATGAACCAGTATAGCATGTAAATGGCAAAGACCAAAATAATGAAGTACAAAATGTAATTAATCACAGTAACGTCCTCTTTCTAAATAACTTCTCAATCTATTATAACAAGCAAAAAAGGGCTAATCCAGTTCGATTGCCCTTTTTTAACTAATTAAATGATTATCCGCGAGCTAATGAGGCTGCACCAACAACCCCAGCATCGTTTCCAAGCTCAGCCAACTTGATCTTAGTTGAAGTCCGAACTGTTGGGAAAGCAAAGTTTTCAAAGCTTTGTTCAACCCGTGAGCGTAAAAATTCACCAGCAGCTGACACACCACCACCGATAACAACGGCTGATGGGTTCAAGATAGCTGAGAGGTTAGCTGATGCAAAACCAAGGTAGTAGGCAACCTTGTTAACAACTTCGTTAGCCAAGAAATCGCCTGAAGCAGCTAAGTCAAAGACGATCTTTGACGTAACTTCTTCACCGTTATCAACCAATGACTTAAGCTTTGAGTCACCAGCGTATTCTTCAGCAAAATCGTGAGCCAAGTGCACGACACCAGTTGCTGACGTGTATTGTTCTAAACAACCGCGGTTGCCACACGTGCAAAGGTAGCCACCTGGTTCAACGCAAATATGCCCTACTTCACCACCGGCACCGGCCACACCGTGAATCAATTTACCATTGGCAATCAAACCACCACCAACACCAGTTCCAAGTGTGATGAATGCAACGTCATCAGCATTGTTACCAGCACCACGCCATTGTTCACCTAAACCAGCCACGTTGGCATCATTATCAATTGATAATGTCAAACCAGTACCAGCTTCAATATCAGCTTTAACGTTTTGCTTGTGATCAGCATCCCAGTTCAAGTTAAAGGCACCTTCAACCGTACCGTTTTCACGATCAACTGTACCAGGAGTTCCCATCCCAATTCCGATGATACGATCCTTATCCAATTGGTACAAGTTAAGGTGGTGATTAATTGAATCGATAATGTCTGGAACAATGTGTGAACCATCTTGCAAGATGTTCGTTTGCACACTCCACTTTTGTTGGATTTCACCTTCTGCAGTTAAAATAGCGAACTTGATTGTCGTACCGCCCAAGTCAACTCCAATAAGTTTGTCTTTTGCCATGATTAAATAATTCCCTTTCGTTTTCGAAAATGTCTCCTCTGATGGAGCATCAATAATTATATTTTGCATGAATGTAAGCGCTTTTGCAAGCCCTTTTCACAACTTTTTGTAATCGTTTTCTTTTTGTGCGCTTTTACGGGCAAGATATGTTGGTTTCCACAACTAACTTTGCTAATTCATAAGAAAAAAGCATTCGGAGCATTCTTCCCCAAACACTTTTCTATCATAACTATAATTTTAAGCGCATTGCATTAATTGCCACGATTACGGTTGATAACGACATCAAGATCGCACCGACCATCGGATCAAGGCGGAAACCAAGCGGAATTAAAATACCGGCGGCTAACGGAATCGCAATCACGTTATAACCAGCTCCCCACCACAAGTTTTGCTTCATTTTGCGGTTGGTTGCTTTCGCTAATTTAATCAAGCTTGTCACATCCGCTGGATCAGATTTAATCAACACCACATCAGCAGCATCAATCGCAACGTCCGTCCCTGAACCAATCGCAATTCCTAAATCAGCTTGCGCTAGGGCTGGACTATCATTAACCCCATCACCAATCATCATTACGTGGCCTTTTTGTTGGTATTCTTTCACCAATTCAGCTTTATCTGCGGGCTTCAGGTGCGCTTGCACTTCCGTAATGCCCAAGACATCTGCAACCCGTTTGGCCGTTTGTTCATTATCACCCGTTAACATCACCGGCGTAATATTTTGGGCTTGCAAATCACGAATAAATTTAACCGCGGTCGCCTTAATTTCATCCCCTTGGGCAACGATTCCAACAACTTTGTCCATAGTTACTAAGTAGCTCACTGAGTTACCAGCGGCGGCTAGCTTGTTAAAATAATTTTGGTCATAGGCGATTTTGTGACTTGTCAGATAATCAACCGCCACAATCGCAAAGCGGTCGTTATTGAGCACCCCGGTAATCCCAGTTCCGGGAATATTTTCCAGTTCTGAACTCGCCATCAAGGCCACGTGCTGGGCTTTCGCCGCATTCAGTATCCCTTGAGCCAGTGGGTGCGTTGAGCCACTTTCCAATGTTGCCATAATTGCTAAAATATCGGCATCGCTGTATTCAGTTGTCACTGATTTGACGGAACGAACCTTGAAATTACCTTCCGTTAACGTCCCCGTCTTATCCATCAAAGCATATTTGATATCATCAATTTGTTCCAATGGTTCCCGATTTTGAATCAACAAACCATTTTGCGCGGCAATCGCCGTAAAGCGGGCAGTTACTAGTGGTACTGCTAGCCCCAACGCGTGGGGACAGGCAATGATAAACACCGTCACAGCAATTGGCAACGCGTAGGCAAATCCATTTACGAGAGTCCACACAAGCATTGCGGCAATACCGATACCCGTGGCCGCGTAGAATAACCACCCGGCAACTTTGTTCGCCAACGTTTCACTCTTACTTTGGTGTGATTGTGCCGTTTCCACCAGCTTTTGCACACGGGCAATGAAACTATCCGTACCAATACTCGTAATTTCGACTTCGAT
This is a stretch of genomic DNA from Periweissella cryptocerci. It encodes these proteins:
- a CDS encoding rhodanese-like domain-containing protein, whose amino-acid sequence is MINYILYFIILVFAIYMLYWFIQGRRSAKFVKQEEYAEMIRGGQLVDLREKDDYKAGHIMGARNLPYSVFWQSYNALRTDKPVLLYDTTTRFSTRAANRLRTKGYKEIYILKGGYTRWDGKKSSK
- a CDS encoding ROK family glucokinase; the encoded protein is MAKDKLIGVDLGGTTIKFAILTAEGEIQQKWSVQTNILQDGSHIVPDIIDSINHHLNLYQLDKDRIIGIGMGTPGTVDRENGTVEGAFNLNWDADHKQNVKADIEAGTGLTLSIDNDANVAGLGEQWRGAGNNADDVAFITLGTGVGGGLIANGKLIHGVAGAGGEVGHICVEPGGYLCTCGNRGCLEQYTSATGVVHLAHDFAEEYAGDSKLKSLVDNGEEVTSKIVFDLAASGDFLANEVVNKVAYYLGFASANLSAILNPSAVVIGGGVSAAGEFLRSRVEQSFENFAFPTVRTSTKIKLAELGNDAGVVGAASLARG
- a CDS encoding copper-translocating P-type ATPase, whose amino-acid sequence is MKKHKPTDEEMKKMIADLAAHPQSTENEDHSHMHHDMDSMHHDEMGDMPNMHHDMADMGGMNHEHMNMGDMDMAGMDMDHDMMNHGGHMMHMGNMKRKLIVSVILTIPLLLLSPMMGLNMPFTLHDIPAQQWIVLALGSVIFFYGGTPFFSGAKGELQARKPAMMMLITLGITVAYCYSVYATVMNAMAPHAMVMDFFWELATLVDIMLLGHLVEMNAVTRAGSAVSSLAQLIPKQAHMVHSDGSTMDMPVSQLHVGDHVLVKATESIPADGLVVSGQTTVDEAMLTGEATQVIKQTKNTVLGGSINGSGVIEVEITSIGTDSFIARVQKLVETAQSHQSKSETLANKVAGWLFYAATGIGIAAMLVWTLVNGFAYALPIAVTVFIIACPHALGLAVPLVTARFTAIAAQNGLLIQNREPLEQIDDIKYALMDKTGTLTEGNFKVRSVKSVTTEYSDADILAIMATLESGSTHPLAQGILNAAKAQHVALMASSELENIPGTGITGVLNNDRFAIVAVDYLTSHKIAYDQNYFNKLAAAGNSVSYLVTMDKVVGIVAQGDEIKATAVKFIRDLQAQNITPVMLTGDNEQTAKRVADVLGITEVQAHLKPADKAELVKEYQQKGHVMMIGDGVNDSPALAQADLGIAIGSGTDVAIDAADVVLIKSDPADVTSLIKLAKATNRKMKQNLWWGAGYNVIAIPLAAGILIPLGFRLDPMVGAILMSLSTVIVAINAMRLKL